In Tessaracoccus flavus, the following are encoded in one genomic region:
- a CDS encoding VWA domain-containing protein, whose product MKKTLALMSVAAVAFSSATIPTATSQPTPVTNKLSIVQLGDSFSAGNGAGSYYGPPQCLRSTLNWGQHFTTWVNELGISATYDNRACSGGVTDNILNSRVLDRQDKKSLFAESAEDALAKLESADACGAGTSDDIESVDYNIGDGGFLGRRYTYECQLTLKPQAEFVGAQTDLVLMTIGGNDVNFATIVEGCFAPRIWTITDGASLEACRTAVEAADDQLGTTMATVEATINALLRDRMTGRPTSQVVLMGYPLLATAPAYVLEDDGESYDASKAVRDLGLKAVGLQRELVDRLNEAWGGRVVYIDDVTTAFAGHEPDPVLRRANPQRWLNEFLETNGDAEEGEETSSSRSFTPEYFFHPNRIGHRELAKLVQTSGLTENAPLIGGSSSDIDVVFAIDTTGSMRDDIASVRTNVATIVEDIRERSGTARFALVTYQDHPSAGGSSGDYPSRVEVDFTSETSVLRAGLDALELGHGGDGPESVYSGIDAGLSLQWRPGVRKTLLVLGDAPPKDPEPVTNLTWQQVADKAYAVDPVQIYVVDTSRAADANLTALVEESGGKVFTAGDSGEIPDLFVEAVTEVLDKPFAWLQGPYVAKVGSELVLDARGSHATGASITSYEWDFDGDGEYDATTSAPTVTHRYDEEIRGFVGVRVTDERSQQSVGSTRLNITRDGDEIPDEFDNCPDVSNPTQQDADADGIGDECQAEGHFTIEDVGPGPSDPEPTPPPATPTPTPSPTPVPSPTPPVIPPGLPNSGS is encoded by the coding sequence ATGAAGAAGACCCTCGCCCTGATGTCCGTCGCCGCAGTTGCCTTCAGCTCCGCGACGATCCCCACGGCCACATCGCAACCAACACCGGTCACCAACAAGCTGTCCATAGTGCAGCTCGGCGACTCGTTCAGCGCCGGCAACGGCGCCGGGTCCTACTACGGCCCACCCCAGTGCCTCCGCAGCACGCTCAACTGGGGGCAGCACTTCACCACGTGGGTCAACGAGCTCGGCATCAGTGCCACCTACGACAACCGCGCCTGCTCGGGGGGTGTCACCGACAACATCCTGAATTCGCGCGTGCTCGACCGCCAGGACAAGAAGTCGCTGTTCGCAGAGTCCGCGGAGGACGCCCTCGCCAAGCTCGAGAGCGCCGACGCGTGCGGCGCAGGGACGAGCGACGACATCGAGTCCGTGGACTACAACATCGGCGACGGCGGCTTCCTCGGCCGCCGCTACACCTACGAGTGCCAGCTCACCCTCAAGCCCCAGGCCGAATTCGTCGGTGCCCAGACCGACCTGGTCCTCATGACCATCGGCGGCAACGACGTGAACTTCGCCACGATCGTCGAGGGCTGTTTCGCCCCGCGCATCTGGACCATCACCGACGGCGCGTCCCTGGAGGCCTGCCGCACAGCGGTCGAGGCCGCCGATGACCAGCTGGGCACCACGATGGCCACGGTCGAGGCGACGATCAACGCTCTCCTGCGTGACCGGATGACGGGCCGCCCCACCTCACAGGTGGTGCTGATGGGATACCCGCTGCTGGCCACCGCCCCCGCCTACGTGTTGGAGGACGACGGCGAGTCCTACGACGCGTCCAAGGCCGTCCGCGACCTCGGCTTGAAGGCGGTGGGCCTCCAGCGAGAGCTGGTCGATCGACTCAACGAAGCCTGGGGTGGCCGCGTCGTCTACATCGACGATGTCACCACGGCCTTCGCCGGTCACGAGCCCGACCCGGTCCTTCGTCGGGCCAACCCCCAGCGCTGGCTGAACGAGTTCCTGGAAACCAACGGCGACGCGGAGGAAGGCGAGGAGACCTCGAGTTCGCGGTCCTTCACGCCCGAGTACTTCTTCCACCCGAACCGCATCGGCCACCGCGAGTTGGCCAAGCTTGTCCAGACGTCGGGATTGACCGAGAACGCACCGCTCATCGGCGGCAGCAGCTCCGACATTGACGTGGTCTTCGCCATCGACACCACCGGCTCGATGCGGGACGACATCGCGTCGGTGAGGACGAACGTGGCCACGATCGTGGAGGACATCCGCGAGCGCTCCGGCACGGCCCGGTTCGCGCTGGTCACCTACCAGGACCACCCGTCGGCCGGTGGAAGCTCCGGAGACTACCCGTCGCGCGTCGAGGTGGACTTCACCTCGGAGACGTCCGTCCTGCGCGCGGGTCTGGACGCGCTCGAGCTGGGCCACGGCGGGGATGGACCCGAGTCGGTCTACTCCGGAATCGACGCCGGCCTGAGCCTGCAGTGGCGCCCCGGAGTGCGCAAGACGCTCCTGGTGCTCGGCGACGCGCCGCCTAAGGATCCGGAACCGGTCACGAACCTGACCTGGCAGCAGGTGGCCGACAAGGCGTACGCCGTCGATCCCGTCCAGATCTACGTCGTGGACACATCCCGGGCTGCCGACGCCAACCTCACGGCCCTCGTGGAGGAATCCGGCGGCAAGGTCTTCACGGCCGGCGACTCCGGTGAAATCCCCGACCTGTTCGTCGAGGCCGTCACGGAGGTGCTCGACAAGCCCTTCGCCTGGCTGCAGGGTCCGTACGTGGCGAAGGTCGGGTCCGAACTCGTGCTCGACGCCCGGGGAAGCCACGCCACTGGGGCCTCGATCACGAGTTACGAATGGGACTTCGACGGCGACGGCGAGTACGACGCCACCACCAGCGCCCCGACCGTCACCCACCGCTACGACGAGGAGATCCGAGGGTTCGTGGGGGTGCGGGTCACGGATGAACGCTCGCAGCAGTCCGTCGGGAGCACGCGCCTGAACATCACGCGCGACGGCGACGAGATCCCCGACGAGTTCGACAACTGCCCCGACGTCTCGAACCCGACGCAACAGGACGCCGACGCCGACGGGATCGGCGATGAATGTCAGGCAGAGGGTCACTTCACGATCGAGGACGTCGGGCCGGGTCCCAGCGATCCAGAGCCGACGCCCCCGCCGGCCACGCCCACGCCAACGCCGTCCCCGACGCCCGTACCGTCCCCGACGCCGCCGGTGATCCCCCCTGGCCTACCGAACTCGGGGAGTTGA
- a CDS encoding YdcF family protein — MSRSHRAAVVACLGGAGALALLPDLAHRWASAQSYGDRATEGGTEAILVLGCPSRDDGSLHPLQRWRCGIAARTMNPRVHRVVFTGRTGDREVTEAAVMAGYAQTLGIPDHVIVLEEEARSTWENLQYSAPLVEEFDVVRIVSDPMHGWRARQFLARQRPDLAAKLAPARDHRWLERPVLKTGTFVYEVIARYRERRAPRLPVE, encoded by the coding sequence ATGTCCCGCAGTCATCGAGCAGCCGTCGTCGCGTGCCTAGGCGGAGCGGGCGCGCTGGCGCTGTTGCCGGACCTCGCCCATCGGTGGGCGTCCGCGCAGTCGTACGGGGACCGGGCGACCGAGGGCGGCACGGAGGCGATCCTCGTGCTGGGCTGCCCGAGCCGCGACGACGGGTCGCTCCACCCGCTGCAACGTTGGCGGTGTGGCATCGCGGCCAGGACGATGAACCCGAGAGTTCACCGGGTGGTGTTCACGGGCAGGACCGGGGATCGTGAGGTCACCGAGGCCGCCGTCATGGCCGGGTACGCGCAGACGCTCGGGATCCCCGACCACGTGATCGTGCTGGAGGAGGAGGCGCGCAGCACCTGGGAGAACCTGCAGTATTCCGCTCCGCTCGTCGAGGAGTTCGACGTCGTGCGGATCGTCTCGGACCCGATGCACGGCTGGCGGGCGCGCCAGTTCCTGGCCCGGCAGCGCCCCGACCTCGCCGCCAAACTCGCCCCCGCCCGCGACCACCGCTGGTTGGAGCGGCCGGTGCTCAAGACAGGGACGTTCGTCTACGAGGTGATCGCCCGTTACCGGGAGCGGAGGGCCCCACGCCTCCCCGTCGAATAG
- the arfB gene encoding alternative ribosome rescue aminoacyl-tRNA hydrolase ArfB yields MSELTVDPGPGIPDGLVIPGGELTERFARASGPGGQGVNTTDSKVQLSFDIATSSVLSDAQRRRALHRLRHRLAGSVLTVESSEQRSQFQNRSAARQRLAAILREALAPPPPKRRATRPTRGSVERRLSSKRKRAETKAARRRPGDSA; encoded by the coding sequence ATGAGCGAGCTGACGGTGGACCCGGGCCCCGGGATCCCGGACGGTCTCGTCATCCCCGGCGGTGAGCTGACCGAGCGCTTCGCCCGCGCGTCGGGTCCTGGCGGGCAGGGCGTCAACACCACCGACAGCAAGGTGCAGCTCTCGTTCGATATCGCCACCTCGTCGGTGCTGAGCGACGCGCAGCGACGTCGCGCGCTGCACCGACTCCGCCACCGACTGGCCGGCTCGGTGCTGACCGTCGAGTCGTCGGAGCAACGGTCGCAGTTTCAGAATCGTTCGGCCGCCCGCCAGCGGCTGGCCGCGATCCTCCGCGAGGCGCTGGCCCCTCCGCCGCCGAAGCGTCGGGCGACGAGACCCACGCGGGGATCCGTGGAGCGGCGGCTGAGCTCGAAGCGGAAGCGTGCGGAGACGAAGGCAGCGCGCCGTCGCCCCGGCGATTCGGCGTAG
- a CDS encoding O-acetyl-ADP-ribose deacetylase, translating into MTTPALEAVLGDITTQRVDAIVNAANSSLLGGGGVDGAIHRAAGPGLVADCRQLRMTELPDGLPTGEAVATDAHRLPARWVIHTVGPNRHAGQSDPALLAACFRNSLTLASSLGARSIALPAVSAGIYGWDADEVAQVAVDAVRSTEAPGVELVRFVLFSARLLDAFKTALAPTAD; encoded by the coding sequence ATGACCACGCCAGCTCTCGAGGCCGTCCTCGGCGACATCACCACTCAGCGGGTGGACGCCATCGTCAATGCCGCCAACTCGAGCCTGCTCGGAGGCGGAGGCGTCGATGGCGCCATCCATCGCGCGGCCGGGCCCGGACTGGTGGCCGACTGTCGTCAACTCCGCATGACCGAGCTGCCGGATGGTCTGCCGACGGGGGAGGCCGTCGCGACCGACGCGCACCGCTTGCCCGCGCGCTGGGTGATCCACACCGTGGGGCCCAACCGGCACGCCGGGCAGAGCGACCCCGCGTTGCTCGCGGCCTGTTTCCGCAATTCGTTGACGCTCGCGTCCAGCCTGGGCGCTCGGAGCATTGCGTTGCCTGCGGTCAGCGCGGGCATCTACGGATGGGATGCGGACGAGGTGGCCCAGGTCGCCGTCGACGCGGTGCGATCAACCGAGGCCCCCGGGGTGGAGCTGGTTCGATTCGTGCTGTTTTCCGCGCGTCTGCTGGATGCCTTCAAGACTGCCCTCGCGCCCACCGCAGACTGA
- a CDS encoding nucleotide disphospho-sugar-binding domain-containing protein gives MARILVAGLPAFGLANPSLPLIRALVDGGHHVDVLQGEAFRGGVERAGATLLPFGFYLDGALTEPRQLIRYGRRLFADMAAAMITLGPRYDALIGTGMQPHLTEVERAVDRPVIFASPVFFQNDRTARHFADIAVGLPAPVRRLLRTPALRRVAGAGAGAAVFGTDVGDIIDLLGMRSSSLNLTVATREYQPYPDDFPGGVFLGPTPTQRRPDPEFPIERVRGHDGPVIYGTLGTVFNTWTPFFRTLADAFAGTDALVVLTTGSREGLARLGEVPENVIARSFVPQTEILERADVCFTHGGFGTATDAVSLGVPPVLTPMGADQFFNAYRLAELGAGVVLPRREFTVEAVRAAADTARHGDRSGLERLRQSFASAGGPALGVRAIESVL, from the coding sequence ATGGCACGCATCCTCGTGGCTGGTCTGCCCGCCTTCGGCCTCGCCAACCCCTCGCTCCCCCTCATCCGCGCCCTGGTCGATGGCGGACACCACGTCGATGTCCTGCAGGGGGAGGCTTTCCGGGGAGGGGTCGAGCGCGCCGGCGCGACCCTGCTGCCCTTCGGGTTCTACCTCGACGGCGCACTGACCGAACCGCGGCAACTGATCCGGTACGGACGCCGGCTCTTCGCCGACATGGCCGCCGCCATGATCACCCTCGGCCCCCGCTACGACGCACTGATCGGCACCGGCATGCAGCCGCACCTGACGGAGGTTGAGCGGGCCGTTGACCGGCCGGTGATTTTCGCGAGCCCCGTGTTCTTCCAGAACGACCGGACCGCCCGCCACTTCGCCGACATCGCCGTCGGGCTGCCCGCCCCAGTCCGGCGCCTTCTGCGGACCCCAGCCCTGCGTCGGGTGGCGGGGGCGGGCGCAGGCGCGGCCGTCTTCGGGACCGATGTCGGCGACATCATCGACCTGCTGGGCATGCGCTCGTCGTCCCTCAACCTCACCGTCGCCACCCGCGAGTACCAGCCGTACCCGGACGACTTCCCCGGCGGGGTCTTCCTCGGGCCGACACCCACGCAACGACGTCCCGATCCGGAGTTCCCCATCGAGCGGGTGCGGGGCCACGACGGTCCTGTCATCTACGGCACGTTGGGCACCGTCTTCAACACGTGGACGCCCTTCTTCCGCACCCTCGCCGACGCCTTCGCCGGCACCGACGCGCTCGTGGTGCTCACAACCGGCAGCCGCGAGGGACTCGCCCGGCTCGGCGAGGTGCCGGAGAACGTGATCGCTCGGTCGTTCGTGCCGCAGACGGAGATCCTTGAACGCGCCGATGTCTGCTTCACACACGGCGGGTTCGGCACGGCGACCGACGCCGTCTCGCTGGGGGTGCCGCCGGTGCTGACGCCCATGGGCGCCGACCAGTTCTTCAACGCCTACCGGCTCGCCGAACTCGGCGCTGGCGTGGTGCTGCCCAGGCGTGAGTTCACCGTCGAAGCAGTGCGCGCGGCAGCGGACACCGCCCGTCACGGCGACAGGTCAGGCCTGGAGAGGCTGAGGCAGTCGTTCGCGTCGGCCGGAGGTCCCGCTCTGGGCGTGCGGGCGATCGAGTCGGTGCTCTGA
- a CDS encoding TRM11 family SAM-dependent methyltransferase: MRLRPYLFVEHDTVVAERHPSADEDVHFSRALVAAVLEDLTQPDDRVLDPFAGFGTTLRVAEAMGRRAVGVELLPERCAAAAAAAPSSLVVQGDARRLTRLVEGPFDLVLTSPPYMASDDGSEDPLSGYRGASSYADYLRDLRSILAQCLGLLSPEGHLVVNVANIDSGVRYTPLAWDVGRLLGEVGRLTQDVFVCWDRPWHDLAGDYLLVARRADAPIGPVGR, from the coding sequence GTGCGACTTCGCCCTTACCTCTTCGTCGAGCATGACACCGTCGTGGCCGAGCGACACCCGTCAGCCGATGAGGACGTGCACTTCTCCCGCGCACTCGTCGCCGCCGTGCTGGAGGACCTGACCCAGCCCGACGACAGAGTGCTCGATCCGTTCGCGGGATTCGGGACCACGCTTCGGGTGGCCGAGGCGATGGGTCGGCGCGCGGTGGGCGTCGAACTCCTGCCGGAGCGGTGCGCTGCGGCCGCCGCTGCAGCCCCGTCATCGCTCGTCGTCCAGGGCGACGCTCGGCGCCTCACTCGACTCGTGGAGGGCCCGTTCGATCTGGTGCTGACGTCGCCGCCGTACATGGCCTCGGACGACGGCTCCGAAGATCCGCTGTCGGGATACCGGGGCGCCAGTTCCTACGCTGACTACCTGCGCGACCTGCGCAGCATCCTGGCCCAGTGCCTTGGCCTGCTCTCCCCGGAGGGGCACCTCGTCGTCAACGTGGCCAACATCGACAGCGGCGTGCGCTATACCCCGCTCGCCTGGGACGTCGGTCGGCTCCTCGGCGAAGTGGGGCGCCTCACTCAGGACGTCTTCGTGTGTTGGGACCGACCGTGGCACGACCTTGCCGGCGACTATCTCCTCGTCGCCCGTAGGGCCGACGCACCGATCGGTCCCGTGGGTCGCTAG
- a CDS encoding transcriptional regulator, which produces MTQVEARFDELIHFPARLRVCGLLRNVDALAFRVLEEALQLPAPQVSRHLKALSEAGYVTVSKTASSERSDARRVAWVCLTPAGRQALDGHMAALEQIVGGSAAAHDGSSG; this is translated from the coding sequence GTGACTCAGGTCGAGGCTCGTTTCGATGAGCTGATCCATTTCCCCGCCCGGCTCCGGGTGTGCGGGCTGTTGCGCAACGTCGACGCTCTGGCGTTCCGCGTGCTTGAGGAGGCACTGCAGCTTCCCGCCCCGCAGGTGTCGCGGCACCTCAAGGCTCTGAGCGAAGCCGGCTACGTGACAGTGTCCAAGACCGCCTCCTCGGAGCGCTCTGATGCCCGACGGGTGGCGTGGGTGTGCCTGACACCCGCGGGCCGTCAGGCGCTCGATGGACACATGGCCGCCCTCGAACAGATCGTCGGCGGGTCTGCTGCTGCCCACGATGGATCGTCGGGGTAG